AGCGTGCACTACTGTCGACCGAACCCGTGCAACGCACGCCCAGCCCGCTATCCAACTTCCGAAAATCGACCTCATGAAATTCGATGACCAACCATTGAGTAACTGTGGACACCTTTTCGGGAGCAGTTCAGTCAGCTGATACACAGCAACAATGGACTCTCCAACGTAGACAGGTTCACCTATCTACGTTCGGTTTTTACCAACGATGCGGCACTGGCGATCACGGGACTTTCAGCAACTGCAAGCTGCTATTGTGAAGCCTTGGACATTCTGAAACAGCGCTTTGCCAAGCCTGACGTGATAATTAAGGCTCACATGCAGTGACTCATCGACATGCAACCAGTGCAATCTTTCACCGATCTTCGAGGACTTCGATACCTCTACAACATGGTGCAGTCCCAGACGTGCGCCTCAGACTCTCGGTGTATTGGAAGACAATTATTCTGCAATGCTGTACGctggcgtaaatcccgggggaCGGGGGGACACCATTTGCAAATGTCCCCCCCAattcagatttatttttcaaacatCATATGTTTGAATTGCTTGGCAGTTAAGTATACTGCATTTAACTTTCTGTACTacctgtttattttgtagtgtgtaggtcctgtgttcaatacccctcCGCTGTGTGAGACAATTGAAACTGCAACTGTCGCTCGACCGgtttcagagaagattcataaacaatgcaattacatgagctgggCACCCATGCTCCCCatttaattttattttaaaaatatcTAATTTTTTATATAAGTAAAAATAGcacctatatttataaaaaaatgGACACCACGACAGATGTTGTCCCcctttctgatttttttttttttatttacgccaCTGATGCTGTATACCTACTCCTCCTGACAGTGCTTCCTACAGCATAGCCCTCGACCTTCAACAAAACACTGAACGTCAAGTTTCAGAGAAAAGAGTACAAGGTGGAGCCAGGCCAACAAGAAAAGCACAGTCAGGAACAGAAGGCGAGCATTAGTCCTTGCTGTTTTTTATTCAAACAGAAACAGAGACTCGAGAAAGAACAGTCCCGTATGTTTTGTAAAGGAGGACGCGTCAAAGGGCCAAGTTAAAGGTTTCGCAGTAGCACGACATCCTCTTCGTGGCTCACCATTCAACTACCGAGTATTTGGCTTCATCTGCAAACCAGTTCCTCAAGAGAATGCCTGCTGTATTCTGTGACTCGAATACCCATTATACAGAGCAGTAGGACTCTCAGACTTCCTCTCGAGCAAAAGAAAAAACGACTACTAAGTGATGGTCGCTGCTTCCGCTGTACCTTGCAAACATCACTTAGCAAAAGATTGCAGGTGAAAAGTTAAATGTACAAAGTGCAATCAGCGCCATGCAGAAACAATGTGCGACCCTCTGATGATGACCTTACTAGCGGTCCGACATTACCAAAACCAATGCAACTGGAGGTGGACTGGAACTCGCAATGCCAAACGGTGTGTATACCTCCAAACAGCTGTTGCTTAGGCAGCCGGCCCAGAAAGTAAATGCCTAGTTTGAGTTTTTATTCGATAGAGGCAGTCAGTGCAGTTTCGCGACTAAGCGATTGGCTGGGAAATAACATTGTGGAGcactcattaataataatatctggggtttaacgtcccaaaccaccatatgattatgagagacgccgtagtggagggctccggaaatttagaccacctggggtttctttaacatgcacctaaatctaagtacacgggccctcaaacattttcgccactcatcgtaaatgcagccgccgcggccgggatttgatccgcgaccttcgtgtcCGCAGTGTCGAGCCACTCAATCACGAGAGTCTTGCAGAGGGATATCTTCAAGGACAACATGCCGAGAAGACCTACCAGCGCGTTTGTCACTCTGAGTTCAGTCCGTGGTTGCAAGTCACTGTGAATCAAAGCTCTCGTCATGACAACGATCAGCCACCAATCCATTTCACGAACAAGTAGAGATTTCATCGACAAGCTCAAACACAACGGCCTATTTAGTACTTCCCCGACATCGATCAAGGTCAAAGCCCAAACGCTGTCGACATCTTGATCGGCAAAGACTTGTACTGGTCATTTGTCATGGGAAACGTACATAATTTGGACAACAGACTCAAAGCCGTCGAGACCACACTAGGCTGGACTCTACATGGACCAGTCACCTCTTGTGCTATCTCCATGCACTGCAATGAGGCTATTGTACTGAAAGTGGCAGTAACAGGCCGTAAGATCACACACAGACAACCAGTTATTTAGAAATTATGGGAACAAAATTTAATGGACATAAGAAGACCCAGGAGAGGAAAACAATGAAACAGACTCCGTCGGAAGACGCATGCAAGCTGCAGTCAGAAGCCATGAAGATATTCTCAAGTGCATCTATGAAACTGAACAAATGGGCTTTGAATGACCTATGCTTCTTTAGCATGCAATCTAACGCAACCTCCGCAGTTAAACTCAAACAACTGAAAAGAGTACGAAAGCCTTGGGACTGGTATGGCACCCTGACACAGACGTATTGTCGTCTAGTCCGGGGAATGGTGCAGATTTTGTTCAGCAAAGAACCGCCGGAATAAGCAACACCACAACTTTCACGCTTCAGGCAACCTCTCGCCTAGACGACACCACGCAGCATGTGGATTCCTCCACAGTAAAGATGAAGAAGAACCCATCTGAATATTAACAAGAGGAGCATTCTGGCCATGAATCTGGCCTGTCTGGCGAACAGGACCCAAAGGGCTTGGCTTATGGAAGAACATGACATGCCCACCTCACTGTATGCCAAACTCTACTGACCGCATCACAGCGTGGCTACTACAActgcctcaaagacgaagcaAAGCTCCAACTTATGCGCCGTTGTACTTCAGAATTAAAAGGGCGACTCGTTCTCCTACAAGGGTCGAGACAAGCCCAGACCCTATGGAACATTGTTCGAATATCAGATCTCCATAAACTACCGAGTGGAACTACCGTAAAGGCCCATTCACCTGCACGCAGGGCAGTTGGTAGGAACAAGATCGACAAAGAACAGAACTCTCTCGTGCTTTGGAACCATGCACAACAGCAGCAACCCACCGAGTCAGGCTGCGGTTTATGTAAATAAACCCTTTTTTTACACATAAGGAGGCTTTATTTTCCTTCAGGGTGGTGAATAGGAATTTTAGAACCAATTGAATAAggatcgaatagtgatgacaccaaaTCAAATACGAATACAAATTGAATACTGTCGAACAGTCTTCAAATTGTAAGACAACCATcttcaaagcagccctagactGGTCAGGTTTACAATTTTCAAAACAGTCAAAAATTTGATGACATTtgatttgaaacaaatattcacaagtgTCAACAAAGGGACATTACGGTTCCTTctaaccgacaaaaaaaaaaaaaaacacaattattTAAACTAAGGCAAGCTCCTATACAGCAGCAATTCGAAATATTTGTAACCTGCAGGCTGAAATATAGAAGTGACTACAGCATTCAAGGTGGTTACCTTAGCAacagcttttttttaaaaaaataaggcagcttcgcactatggttggtgccaagcatgaaggaagtACGAAGCTgggcctttttctctttcttcctctctttctttgtctttttctttctttgttttttttttgtatctcattttcgtctctgtttatttctatttctttttctttcttgctactGCTATCTTTCTCTGGCTGTGTGCATCTGGGTAATTCAAAGATGAAAACAGGAAATGTTACCATTCACTGTTCTAACGACTTGTTCCTTCTAACATTTTTCGTCGTTGCTGATTATCCAAAATATTCTAAAATTATTTGGTATTTCGAATTTGCACTATTAGATTCGAGTACTGAATTGAAAAGAATGCTATTCGATTTGTTATTTCAagttttcgaatatttgcacacccctagtataaGAATCCTGTTTTTTATAAGTCCTGTTTTTTGCCATATCACTTTTCAATGTCAACTACAAGTAAAAGCACTTTTAACGAACCTTGCACAGGAGGACTTGCAGGTGGCACAATTTCTGCAACAATGAAAATCCTCTGGTCCATTGGTAGCTGAGCAACAACTTCTTGGAATACTGTTTCGTCAAGTTCCGTCCAATCAACAAGAAACACCTGTTGCAAAATAATAGCACCATAGCTCAAACATTGACTATAAGATATTATTTGTTTTGTTTGGAAATATGTGGTTGGGTTGTTGAAACAAACATTTTACTTTGTCAATGTAACAAACTAAGTTACTTGGGAGAGACAGTAAAAACCCGAAGCTGGCGCACACTTTGAGACATCACACTATATACATATTTGCTTCCAAGGCTctgtatagccatgtatagtacaatatagcaagggatggtgagagggtgaaagcctagccaagccagagcagctaggtgcccagcagctctgctgtgacccagccttgcgcgactaagTACAAGCTGCGCTGATTCCTCCCCCCCCCTGAAAACGTTCTTTGGCATGCTCGCCATCACAGTGATGTGAGGAAATTAACTGCACAGTAGCTGAACACAAACACCAGCTAGTGAAGAACTCAAAAAATAACTGCTACACATGGGATAAATTGCACCAGCTATATATGAATAGCTGTGACCACTTAGTTCATTACCATCATGATTATGATGTACTTAAGGTTTTCGTTTCGGCTTTACAAGTCAGGCAGTTTAGGCTTCTGTCACATAAGCTTAGTGCAATTTTTGGCTAAAATGCTGTTTGATGGTGGGAAGGCAGAAAGGAACACATTCAATATAATTTGGTGCAGCTGTTAGCCGCTTGCTGCTGCATTAGTAACTGACAAGAAGCAGCAGCCTAGTGTAACAATGTAAACACCCTAAAATGCCTACAAACTTCTTGgttagaaaatagctagcaagaGATTGCACGTTTCAAGTTTTTACCTTTGCACTGCATGAGTTGCAGATCCCGTATTCCTCTGCTTTCTCGATAACATCAGCCATTGTTTCAGCGGTGATCATCTTTTTTATTGTGTGATCCGCACTCCATATCTTCAATAGAGGCATGATCGATAGCTGTATCTGCAATAACGAAGCAAACTTTTACTTTCAATGCCCAAAATATTTTTACACTAATAAACCAACAAAACTGTCTTTAGAGGCGGTTTGGTTGGTTTACGAGAGCAAGATTTGTGCCGAAAAGTTTCACAGATACACCGCTTTAGACATAAATAATACCTTTCAATTGATGTATCACAGTTGTACACACAAACACTGTTAGCCTTTGAATGTTGCACAGCAAAGTTGATATTCAACTGCAGCAGAGCCTCTTGCAAACAAACTCTGCTCCTAAAAGCagcaactgcttttttttttttttttgcaaaacttaGTGCAGTCAGAAACAGTTAAGACTGGAATggctctaacaaaaaaaaagagagaaagaaaaaaaaggaggggggagggggttgtttGGTTCCCGAAGCTTTAGAATTAACTTTGTTTATTTTTCAGGAGAGAATGACTGCAGAGTTCGCAAGCTGCACCTTTTAAATGCGTTTCGAAACGTGACAGTACGTTCATGGTCTCACTATTTTACTTTTGCTTGTAGAACAAGCATGTAAACAGCGGGACGATTTCCTTTGAAGCGGATAAGATTGTTCTTGCACGCATGCACGCAGATTTCCGCAATAGTAGTTTCTGTTGGTTGGTCTCAGCAGCTAGTTCCCGTTTCTTGAAGAGCAATTTTGTAGTTTGCATATTTTTATTGTCTCCCTAGGGGGCTGCATAATCTAGAGCAGGTTCTGACAGTTTTTGTGCCGCTGTATTCTTTTGGTGGATTTTTTCATTTCGCCCGTGTATGCCGCCTGGGAGTATGCACTTCCATTTTGTAGACAATTGCTGAGTTTTGTCTTGGTGCATGGTATTTGGGTGCCAGTAGATGCTGTAGGATGTGTTCattggtctgtgcattacaattaGGCTTTCTTTTAAGATTTGCCCGATGCATGCACTGCTACCTAAAACATATGAGAGATATATTCATTTCTGGGGAAACAGGGAGAttgagcatttcttggaaatgtTTTTTTCTGCTGTGTTGTTTTTCGAAGGAAGCGATTTGGGTAGGCTGTATTTTCAGAGTTCAGTGAAAATTGCTAATTTCTTTCCTTCTGTGGGATTCCAACATGCAATTTGCTTTGTTTCTTCTGAAGTATTCACTACTGATGCTTTTGGCTTCCCGAATGGTTCGAGCTGAAATTTAAGTAAAGGCCAGTATATGTTGGTTTGTGGTTGACTGAAATATTTAGAGAGCTCCTATTTGGGTTTTAGTCATATATCAAGGGATGGGAGCTGTGATCAGTCTTTTCTGCATTTGCAAGTGAACTGAATATGTAGTGCGTAGTATCAATAGCTCAGCAAGCATTTGGCTTGTGATATCACTATAATTTATGATAATTTACGTATCTGAGGAAGCCTTTGTTTCAGTTAAAATATGCTGAGGGCTCTTCGTTTCTCGTGGTGATGATGGCCATGTTTAACAAAATTAAGGCCTCACTGGCGCTCCCCCACAGATAAACGGAGCTCCAGTGAGGGCATCATTCATCATCACTATGAAAAACGAAGAGCTCTCAGCACGTTTCACCTGAAACCAGGCGTTTCCCAGGCACATAATTATAGAGAAACCATAAATAATAAAACTTACTCAGCCACCTAAACTCCTTAAACTAGATATTCAGTTTACTTGTGAATGCAGAAACAGTAGATCACTCCCATTCCTTGATCAATTAGCAAGCCTAAGAGGAGGCTACCTTTGTTGGTCTACCACAAACCAGTATATGCAGGCTGCCACTTTTATTGCAATTCAACCCACCTGGCAAAACTCGAAGCTTCCGTAGTGAATGCCTTATTCAAAAGAACTGAAACGCTTCACACGTTGAAACATgatggaaggaaagaaagagcgatTTTCACCACTCCAAGAAGCAGCCTATCTAAATAAATTATTTCAGAAGACAGCCtcacagaaaaggaaaaaaaaaaaagaaaacccaacCATTTTTCAAACCTAATGGGCatatagacttttttttttgcttggagcCGTTCTAAAGTCTTGCACAATTAACCCAAACAGGCAGGCGCTTCTGTCAAATTGTTTAGCTTCCAGTCAAAAGAGGCAACTAAACATCTTACCGGTTTGAGTAAACTGTATCTAGCCTTCGATATGAGATTACCATGCAAGTGAGAAAACGACACCTACTGAATGTACTACCTTCATGTACAAAAGGCCATTTAAGTAACCTCGCAGTATTGTGACATATTAAATTGGCATTATCATACATAGTAACTTTCTTAGCATAATAGCAATTCAGTAGCATGCTGGAAAATCAAGAGTCCACAGCAGCAACCCCACGGCTAGACACAAAAATAAGCTAAGCCAGCTTAACGTTTGTGAAGATTCTGAAGATGACCAAGTGCAATTATGGACATAAGCCTACTTTTACAAGTGAGCAAGTATGTCTGCAATATTAGCTGGGAATGACAATTTCCCTTTTCACAGGCTAGTCATTGCATATTAGCTAAAAGTGTTTTTGCAACATCTGTTATTATAGagccactctgatccacaatagTCTCCTCATCAGAATCCCTATTTCATTTCCTTGAAAACAAGTTCCTACAAGAGCTAAAAATGTTGCCTACAGAAAGACTGTGAGGAGGATATGTGGAATAGATTGCTATTATCTAATAAGCCCTTCATTTTCGACAGCCTGAAGAAAGTGGCATTATGTTCCACGTCACGTTTGTGCCTTATGCCTTTCTGCATAATTCATTCAGTCATGAATTTCTGTGTttaccttaaaggagcactgacacaaaaattttgcaccttgttttttttgttgcaatagatagcttatgatccacttatcacggctgcaaacctcgtttgtgcgagtgcgcgacggttatttatttagagacgtttttagagtgcccagtcgcagtttcggtttcaaagagcaccgagctaggcagcgtcctccgggggccgggaaaacacagctggccacgtgaacacgcaaaattgtgacgtaggcggcgcgcgagcgtggatgCGGTGGGCGctgaaccaggtcaagtggcgccagctatggaggattagaaacaactagcaaacgcgtaatctatgtcctccgagcattcggaagcgcccatctcgactcgctaagcttacagcatggattatttgactatggctctcaaaaacggcgccgaatcgggacgaatacattgctgtcgaagcttaaggacatgaatctaaagcaaatggaagcatcagttcggaacttacacgttacagagcgcacggcggccacttgatagattcgaagtggacgacaaccgcttttggcagtgctgccatgtttttcggaggcgcgaatgcctcgccggcgaagcttgccgtacaagttggacagctctcgcgtgcgtgcggcgacggccgacgttctgcggcaccgcgccgttgcggcaggcttgccgctagcgtgagcgggccataacatctgccaacgggcacgacgagcgaacagcggaagagaacacaactagcacacgcaaagccgcaggcacggaggaagaaatggcaggtaccacggcacaaccagccaccagccaacacaaactcggacgtaggtttgtttacacacaccccgcgttgatgtcggcgtcgcgaagcgcccgcatcgctcagtcgcgcggcatgcactttaaaattgattttaaatatgttctaggctatattggcccttgatatttcgtagacgtggtgtacggctccacatacatctatttcactcattatctcgccttcgaaattttgtgtcagtgctcctttaaggaaaGTACAAAAAGTGCACAAGGAAGAAGTGTCCAGGTAGAAGCTAATGCCACGTGAACTATGGCATGAACTTCATCTACAGCACATAAAATATTAGGTACTATACTCCTTTTATTTAGAGTGTCCAGTACACTCACAGGGCAGACTGGATGATGCCTGTATATCAGCTTGAGGGAACATCATAGTTTGCTGAAAAATTGTGCAATAGACCTTTCTCAAGCATGGAAGCACCACCAACAGGCTCGCAAGCACTCacaggaaaagtgtgtacgctgcATCAACTGCCGAGATGAGTGCACGGGCCTCACACTTTAGCTTTCCACCTGTGCCGTGACAGCAGTTCTCAGATCAAGTGAATTTGGCCGGGTGCAACATATTTCTGCACAATTCAATCATGAATTTCTGTGTTTATCGATAGCTATGACTTCCATCTGTCTTGTGATTCCACgtgccactgttggaccagtttaGAAGcatcgttattattatttttttggagCCGTATGCCTTACAATACAAACAAACAGATACAGCATGGTTTCCTAGATGAAATCCACGGGCGGTCAAGGCAATTCACGGATACTCTTGCAATCTATGTCCACCAACACTGTAGTCAATCACagggtgaggttctgatatttagaGATTATGTGAGAGTACAGTCGGCATTTAGTAAAATAAGATACACTATTAGATGTCAGCGTGTGGTTCCCACCTCAGGTAAGAAAAGTTAAGCTTCTATCATACTTTGTTGACACTAGCTGCAGGTGTAGCATTTTGAAAACGCCGGTTGCGTTTTTGCATGCTGGCTCACAGGTGGCCATACCATGAACAGGTATAATCCTGAGCAATACGAGATGGAGCACTGAATTAACCTTTtaaaggccatagcggctaaatgcAGTTGGCAAGTGCAGAAGTGTTTATGATGCTCAATGCTCAAGTGGAAAGGCGTCTCGAACAATTCAATGCATCACGTTatatcagtacattacaagtaatcgttgaataaacatgaattcgatATTCCAGTTCATGTTGCTCATGATAGTATGCCTTGACGGTACCAGCACACGGTAACACACATGCCATGTAACTGCTATATCTAATACACATTCACTTGGTAatgcctacactgactgcattGTTCCCTTCACATTTCATGCACAGAGATACATGCAAGAATGGTCATGAAGCTGCAACATGTTCCTTTTGTTCCGTGCTCCAGGGTGCAAACAACTAGCAGGCGACCGAACAACTGGCTCGCTTTACGTACACACTTTTCCTGTAGTTCTCCGCATGTCCGCAGGGCGCTCTCGTATTGCTGAAGAAGGCCTACTACAAATTTTTCTCAATTTTCAAGACCACAGTAGTCATACGGTATTTAGTGCACTACAAAAAAAGTTGTGAATGATAGTGTGGGCTTTCTAAATCATAAAGGGCTCAGCTACTCCAAGTGTTCCATGCtgctgaaaagaaaaaagttgGAGGGCACTTAAGCTTCGTCTGAAGAAGGGAAGCGATACAAAAATCAGGCCCCATTCGCATTGCTTTCTCAATCgcaagcctggcttcgcttctcgataCACGCCATGCCACAAGGAAAAGACGTCTCTGCTAGTTGCACTGGCCAGTTataactatcctagaatgcctgcttCAAGTAAAGTTGagtagtgcccactacgccataattctccctTTTACAAATTAGCGACGTATGCTATACACGTGCATAAGGCAACATGTGACCCTACGCAGTTGCTCAtgttgttgatgcttttgccgatgatgattattaaatgtatgagcactttgtaatgggtgcacCTTTAAATCAGTCACTCACtgcacaattcgcatgtcttgatgcCTGGAGTCATTCTACACTTCTGCCCCGCAACGTCACTTGCGTTAACgagactcctcgcactacatgacattcatataggtttttgtgtgtggggggggggggggggacagttccaagcaatggcatGGGCTCGATTCCCACTCAAGCTGAAGTttcttaaaatatttattttttatatcCATCCCCAATTTTTCCTCATGGTCAATGCAGATTTTTCACTCACAGCTAATGACACCGACATAGatgccggaatttctgtgaaacgagcagTTTAATGCAATCGCGttgaaaggctttttttttttttagacttcTTATACGGTCACATATATGCCTACTGCCTTGCAAAATGGCTGGTTCTGTAAAGATAATTGCACTTTCATTGCCA
This window of the Rhipicephalus sanguineus isolate Rsan-2018 chromosome 2, BIME_Rsan_1.4, whole genome shotgun sequence genome carries:
- the LOC119382245 gene encoding uncharacterized protein LOC119382245, which codes for MPLLKIWSADHTIKKMITAETMADVIEKAEEYGICNSCSAKVFLVDWTELDETVFQEVVAQLPMDQRIFIVAEIVPPASPPVQDVPESNSTPVREPTSDINIHVSTEKLPKDLQGALSTAASPLHPKHRRELVRCVVDQMLACVL